In Hyphomicrobiales bacterium, the sequence CGGGAAGGGCTCGAAGCTCGCGGCGATCGCGATGACCAGCTTGTCGACGGTCGGCGCCAGCGCCTTGTCGTAGCCGATCGAGAAACCCCGCAACCCTTGCGGCCCGGCCGCGAGCCGACGGTAGAAGCGCCCGGTCGGCGTCTCGCCGGTCACGACGAAGAAGTCCGGCCGCAGCAGCTTGTAGGTGATCTTCCGCGGGCTGTTCGGGTTGACGGCGGTCGCCTTCTCGAACAGCGCGGCGAGGTCTTCGCCGGGCGGCGAGGCGGAGGTGTCGAGCGTCACCTTCTCGTCGACGCTCTGCCAGCGGCTGCCGCCGGAGGGCGTCGCGTCGCGCCGCGGCAAGAGTTTCTGGGGGATGCCGATCTGCACGCCGGTCTTCTCGTCGGCCAGAACGCGGAAGCCGGCCACGTCGCGGGCCGCCTGCGCCGTCCGTGCCAGGGCCGCCCGCTCGGTCGGGAGGAGCATGCCGTCGGGCAGCCCGCGTGCGCCCTTGAAGGCGTTGATCGCCCGGAACGTCAGCGGACCGAAGGAGCCGCTGACCGCGCCATTGAACTGGCCGGCCCAGATCAGGTCGTTCTGGATCGCCTTGCGCTCGGCCTCGGGCAACGCTTCGAAGCTCGCCTGCGCGACCGCCATCTGGGGCGATGGGCCGGCTGCGGGAGCCTGCGCGCTCACGAATGTCGGGGTCAGCAGCATGAATGCGAGGGCAGTGCTGCGGACCAGCGTGCTTTGCAGATAACGGAGCGGGGCGCGCGGCATGGGTCTCGTCCTCAAGAGGCGGGCGAAGCGGCTGCATTGAGCGTCAGAACGCGCCGCGCCGCAACCGGGAGAGGGCTTTTTCGCGTGGGTTACCCCGGGCGACCGGAGGGAGTTCCGGGATGACCGGCGTGTG encodes:
- a CDS encoding conserved exported hypothetical protein (Evidence 4 : Unknown function but conserved in other organisms), translating into MPRAPLRYLQSTLVRSTALAFMLLTPTFVSAQAPAAGPSPQMAVAQASFEALPEAERKAIQNDLIWAGQFNGAVSGSFGPLTFRAINAFKGARGLPDGMLLPTERAALARTAQAARDVAGFRVLADEKTGVQIGIPQKLLPRRDATPSGGSRWQSVDEKVTLDTSASPPGEDLAALFEKATAVNPNSPRKITYKLLRPDFFVVTGETPTGRFYRRLAAGPQGLRGFSIGYDKALAPTVDKLVIAIAASFEPFPTGPVPAAPSAVAGSASPSSGLSSLLAPAARSNERYGVALALTERTALSAASAIDGCRSLRVGNRAAKARPKDDASGLVLLDIEGPGAAKPPGLRPEVPGAEEALVLVAYGNDAGKRAALALPGQGVSAGGKPALRAPLQPGQAGTPAFDRQGRLVGIVTDNPSDKILIAGVAPQRSYGFADAAAIQAMLGKAGAALPAAAAGPELSTGAVVERVAGAVQPVICGL